In Limnobaculum parvum, one DNA window encodes the following:
- the pbpG gene encoding D-alanyl-D-alanine endopeptidase — protein sequence MRIKLRYSLLGLLLCSTGTLSLPQALANSPSPTAPAVLSQPEIASGSALVIDIKNRQVIYSVAPNKVVPIASITKLMTAMVVLDKQLPLSEVIPVTINQTHELEGVYSRVKVGSEISREEMLLLALMSSENRAAAALAHNYPGGYDAFIQAMNDKAKALGMTHTHYVEPTGLSEQNVSTASDLTKLLFATQRYPLLSQLSTTQEKTVTFQNPLYTLGFRNTNYLVRKGDWDIQLTKTGFTNKAGHCLAMRTTIANKDVTLVVLDAFGKYTHFADANRLRKWMETGEAPPVPAAAKITKGKSRWKRHKDNSLEVFYRQPATHQVSFASKISKDAFIPLLQEFLNWQEVVYSHY from the coding sequence ATGCGCATAAAACTTCGTTATTCTTTATTAGGTCTGCTGTTGTGCTCCACAGGTACACTTTCGTTACCTCAAGCTTTGGCCAATTCGCCATCGCCTACGGCACCCGCCGTTTTGTCTCAACCTGAAATTGCCTCAGGTAGTGCTTTAGTGATTGATATAAAAAACCGCCAGGTGATCTATTCAGTCGCACCGAATAAAGTGGTCCCGATTGCTTCAATTACCAAGTTGATGACAGCGATGGTCGTATTGGATAAACAGTTACCCTTATCTGAAGTTATTCCAGTCACTATCAATCAAACCCATGAGTTGGAAGGTGTTTACTCCAGAGTCAAAGTGGGCAGTGAAATTTCCCGTGAAGAGATGCTCCTGCTGGCATTGATGTCTTCCGAAAACCGTGCTGCCGCAGCACTAGCCCATAACTACCCTGGTGGTTATGATGCTTTTATTCAGGCCATGAATGATAAAGCGAAAGCATTAGGCATGACCCATACTCACTATGTAGAACCGACTGGCCTGTCAGAACAAAATGTGTCTACCGCCAGCGATTTGACTAAGTTACTCTTTGCCACCCAGCGCTACCCCCTACTCAGTCAGTTAAGCACCACGCAAGAAAAAACCGTTACCTTCCAAAACCCGCTTTATACCTTGGGTTTTCGTAACACCAACTATTTAGTCAGAAAAGGCGATTGGGACATTCAACTCACTAAAACCGGTTTTACGAATAAAGCAGGACATTGCCTAGCAATGCGTACCACCATTGCCAATAAAGATGTGACATTAGTCGTATTGGATGCTTTTGGTAAATATACCCATTTTGCTGATGCTAACCGTTTACGCAAATGGATGGAGACGGGAGAGGCGCCACCAGTGCCTGCCGCAGCAAAAATTACAAAAGGCAAAAGTCGCTGGAAACGACACAAAGATAATAGTTTAGAAGTTTTCTATAGGCAGCCAGCAACGCATCAGGTAAGCTTTGCCTCCAAAATTAGTAAGGACGCTTTTATTCCCCTTTTGCAGGAGTTTTTAAATTGGCAGGAAGTAGTTTACTCGCATTATTAG
- a CDS encoding DUF808 domain-containing protein: MAGSSLLALLDDIAAVLDDVALMTKVAAKKTSGVLGDDLALNAQQVSGVRADRELPVVWAVAKGSFLNKLILVPLALAISAFIPWAVTPLLMVGGAFLCYEGVEKLAHTLLHPKASNAEGEHQEITALSPEDIVAYEKQKVKGAIRTDFILSAEIIAITLGTVANASFLQQVLVMSGIAIVMTIGVYGLVAGIVRLDDIGFYLSRKKASIARIIGNGLVNVTPYLMKTLSIVGTAAMFMVGGGILTHGLPAIHHLIEGISASALTLPTVGSILNMLTPTILSTLFGVVAGAVVLLLVTLLGKLKPKKAAEKVS, from the coding sequence TTGGCAGGAAGTAGTTTACTCGCATTATTAGACGATATCGCAGCCGTTCTGGACGACGTTGCGCTGATGACAAAAGTCGCAGCAAAGAAAACTTCTGGTGTATTAGGTGATGATTTAGCGCTCAATGCTCAACAAGTGAGTGGCGTTCGGGCAGATCGAGAACTACCGGTAGTATGGGCCGTAGCCAAAGGTTCATTTCTAAATAAACTGATTCTAGTGCCACTCGCGCTGGCAATCAGTGCCTTTATTCCTTGGGCCGTTACTCCATTGTTAATGGTGGGTGGGGCATTCCTTTGTTATGAAGGCGTCGAAAAGCTGGCACATACGCTTTTACACCCTAAAGCATCCAATGCAGAAGGAGAACATCAGGAGATAACCGCCTTGTCTCCTGAAGACATTGTCGCTTATGAAAAGCAAAAGGTTAAAGGTGCTATCAGAACTGACTTTATTTTGTCTGCAGAAATTATTGCCATTACTCTAGGCACCGTTGCCAATGCCAGCTTTTTACAGCAGGTTCTTGTGATGTCCGGAATTGCCATTGTGATGACCATCGGTGTTTATGGTTTAGTGGCCGGAATTGTCAGACTGGATGATATAGGATTCTATCTGAGCCGGAAAAAAGCCAGTATTGCCCGCATAATTGGCAATGGTTTAGTCAACGTAACGCCTTATCTGATGAAAACCTTATCCATTGTGGGCACCGCCGCGATGTTTATGGTGGGCGGCGGTATTCTTACCCACGGATTACCGGCAATTCACCATCTTATCGAAGGCATATCTGCTTCAGCATTAACCTTGCCAACCGTTGGCAGTATTCTCAATATGCTGACCCCTACCATACTCAGTACGCTATTTGGCGTAGTCGCTGGCGCGGTGGTGTTACTGTTGGTGACACTGCTTGGCAAACTTAAACCGAAAAAAGCAGCAGAAAAAGTAAGCTGA
- a CDS encoding Yip1 family protein codes for MFNHVWGLLAHPGREFQQISQEKETISHLYTRNLLVLAAIPVVCSFIGTTQFGWMMGNEQTVKVSLFTAAYIAIIFYGMLLAAVAIVGRIIHLMARRYTQSPSLERCIIFAGYTATPMFLSGLVALYPLVWLCLLAGIIGLCYCAYLLYSGIPTFLNIDHSEGFIFSSSTLALGILILEALLAMTVLMWGYGTHFW; via the coding sequence ATGTTCAATCATGTATGGGGACTTCTGGCCCATCCTGGCCGTGAATTCCAACAAATCAGTCAAGAGAAAGAAACCATTTCTCATCTTTATACCCGTAATCTTCTAGTGCTGGCGGCCATTCCTGTCGTCTGTTCATTTATAGGAACTACACAGTTTGGCTGGATGATGGGTAATGAACAAACCGTAAAAGTATCGCTGTTTACCGCAGCGTATATTGCGATTATTTTTTATGGCATGTTGCTGGCTGCGGTTGCTATTGTTGGAAGAATTATTCATCTGATGGCCCGTCGCTATACCCAGTCTCCCAGCCTTGAGCGCTGCATCATTTTCGCTGGCTATACCGCAACCCCCATGTTTCTGAGCGGCTTGGTTGCGCTTTATCCGCTTGTATGGCTCTGCCTGTTGGCCGGCATTATTGGCCTGTGTTATTGTGCCTACCTACTCTACTCAGGTATTCCGACTTTCCTGAATATTGATCACAGCGAAGGATTTATCTTCTCCAGCTCAACGCTGGCCTTAGGTATATTGATATTGGAAGCGCTATTAGCCATGACAGTATTAATGTGGGGGTATGGGACTCATTTCTGGTGA